The Terriglobus sp. TAA 43 sequence CCAGCGCTTCTTGCGGTTCGACAGCAGTGCGCGGAACAACTTACGCGAACGTGCGCGACCGAGGAAGTGCTTCTGGTCCGGCGCCTTGTCGTAGGTGTAGCCGGGCGAGATCATCATGCTGTCCACGCCGGCTTCCATCAACTGGTCGAAGTGACGACGAACGGAGTTCGGGTCAGCACCATCGAAGAGCGTGGTGTTGGTGGTGACGCGGAAGCCCGCAGCCACAGCGGCGCGTACGCCTTCCATAGCGATGTCGTGTCCGCCTTCGCGGCAGACACCGAAGTCGTGGTGTTCTTTTTCACCGTCGACATGCACGGAGAACGACAGATACTTCGACGGCTTGAAGAGGTGCAGCTTCTCCTTGAGGAGAAGCGCGTTGGTGCACATGTACACGTACTTCTTGCGGTCGATGAGGCCCTGAACGATCTCGGGCATCTTCGGGTGCAGAAGGGGCTCGCCACCGGGGATGGACACCATCGGAACGCCGCATTCTTCAACGGCCTTGAAGCATTCCTCGGGGGTGAGTTCTGCTTTAAGGATGTGTGCGGGGTACTGGATTTTGCCGCAGCCGGCGCAGGCCAGATTGCAGCGGAAGAGCGGCTCGAGCATAAGCACGAGGGGGTAACGCTTGCGGCCCGCGAGCTTCTGCTTGATGACGTAAGTCGCTACCGTCCATGCCTGAGATACAGGAATTGCCATAGGTCTAAGTTCCTCCGGGGCAAAGGCCCCAGCAATTACAAACTGGTGTTACGAATCTCTATTCCGCAGGAGCGCGCATCGCCTTATCGTAGGTCGTGAGCGCCAGCAGCGGGAAGTACTGCTTGTACAGGTGGTACCCCAGATAGAACACACGGGGGAATCCAGTACCGGTGTAGTAGCTTTCGCCGTTGCGGCCCGGAATAAGTTCGCTCCACGTGCCGTCTTCGTGCTGCTGATTGACGAGCCAGCGGACGCCCTTGGCCACCGAATCAGAACGGGTGTCACCACCTGCGAGAAGCGCGAGCAGAGCCCATGCTGTCTGCGAGGGAGTTGAAGGGCCGACGCCACGTGTTCCCGGATCGTCGTACGTTGCGCACCACTCACCCCATCCGCCGTCTGTGTTCTGTACGGAGCGGACCCATTCGACAGACTGCTGCACTGCGGGTTCGTTCTGATCGAAGCCGATGGCTTCCAGACCACGCAGTACGAGGAAGGTGCCGTAGAGGTAGTTCACACCCCAGCGACCAAACCACGAACCGTCTGACTCCTGTTCCTTCAGGATGAACTGCACCGCAGCTTCCACGCGCTTATCGCGACGGGTGTAGCCGTAAGCAGCCAGCGTTTCCAGGATGCGTCCGGTGATGTCCACCGTTGGTGGGTCCAGCATCGCGTTGTGATCGGCGAAGGGGATGTACTGGAAGATCATCTTCGTGTTGTCGCGATCGAAGGATGCCCAGCCACCGTTCTTGCACTGCATGCCGAAGACCCAGTTGATGGCGCGCTGCGCAATGTCGTGCTGCTGGCGCTCGTGCGGGTGCTCCACGGCCTTCAGTGCGAGCAGAACTTCGCCCGTATCGTCCACGTCAGGGTAATGAATATTGTTGTAGAAGAAGGCCCAGCCGCCGGGCTCAACGTTCTTGACCTTCTGCGCCCAGTCGCCCTTGTGGCGGCTCTCCTTGCTAAAGAGCCAGTCCGCCGCGAGAATCATGCGCGGGTCAGTAGGCGAAATGTCAGCCGAACCGAGTGCCGATACGACCTGCGCCGTATCCCAAACGGGCGAGAGGCAGGGCTGCATGCGGAAGGTTGGCGTGGGGTAATTCGGTTCGCCGTTGGGCTTGTCGATGCCGAGCTTTTCAAACTCGTCCATCGCGCGAATCATCTGCGGGTCGTCCAGCGAATAGCCGAGGTGACGCATCGCAACGATGGCGTTGAGCATGGCCGGGAAGATCGCTCCCAGACCATCTGAGCCTTCGAAGCGCTCCAGCATCCACTGTTCTGCCTTCTTCAGCGCCTTCTTGCGCAGGGGGCGGATGTGTACACGCTCGTATCCCTGGGCCAGACGATTCCAGAAGAGGAAGAAGTTGCGCCAGGAGACAGGTTGCTTCTTATCCCAGCGGAGGTGGAGATTCGAGTTTTTACGTCCACCAACGAACAGTTCCTCAATGCCCTGCTCCGCTGGCAGAAGCTTCAGAGGCTTCTTTGCGTAGATGATCGACAGCGGCACGAGAATGCCGCGCGACCATGCCGAAATCTCGTAGATGTTGAAGTAAAACCAGTTCGGGAAAAGAACGATCTCGGGCGGAATTGCGGGTACGGCATCGTAGTCGTACTGACCGAATGCGCAGAGATAAATCTTGGTGAAGGTGTTGCATTCCACCACACCGCCCTGTGACAGCACCGACTCGCGGGCCTTGACCATGACGGGATGCTCTGCGGACCAACCCATCATCTTCAGAGCGTGATACGCCTTGACGCCGTAATTGATGTTCGAGGGGCCGCCTGGGTAAACGCTCCAACCACCATCTTCATTCTGGTGGCGAAGGATTTCATTTACGGCGCGCTGCATTTTGCCCGGGTCACCCGTGCCAA is a genomic window containing:
- the hpnH gene encoding adenosyl-hopene transferase HpnH, whose protein sequence is MAIPVSQAWTVATYVIKQKLAGRKRYPLVLMLEPLFRCNLACAGCGKIQYPAHILKAELTPEECFKAVEECGVPMVSIPGGEPLLHPKMPEIVQGLIDRKKYVYMCTNALLLKEKLHLFKPSKYLSFSVHVDGEKEHHDFGVCREGGHDIAMEGVRAAVAAGFRVTTNTTLFDGADPNSVRRHFDQLMEAGVDSMMISPGYTYDKAPDQKHFLGRARSRKLFRALLSNRKKRWQFNANPIFLEFLMGKRELTCTPWGMPTFSIFGWQKPCYLLQDGYADTFQELLDEVDWANYGTESGNPRCANCMVHSGYEASGVNYTFGSLKGLIATAKAMFGGLYEDPDAQKLLNDWKPTNHGQLVQIGSGILSAESERVNHSESLAVGD
- the shc gene encoding squalene--hopene cyclase — translated: MQDQNYRPGTSAATEAGAAQPRFGRIDLGLDHVRTAVRKAADWLLSQQQPDGHWCGELEADVMLEADYIFMHTLLGTGDPGKMQRAVNEILRHQNEDGGWSVYPGGPSNINYGVKAYHALKMMGWSAEHPVMVKARESVLSQGGVVECNTFTKIYLCAFGQYDYDAVPAIPPEIVLFPNWFYFNIYEISAWSRGILVPLSIIYAKKPLKLLPAEQGIEELFVGGRKNSNLHLRWDKKQPVSWRNFFLFWNRLAQGYERVHIRPLRKKALKKAEQWMLERFEGSDGLGAIFPAMLNAIVAMRHLGYSLDDPQMIRAMDEFEKLGIDKPNGEPNYPTPTFRMQPCLSPVWDTAQVVSALGSADISPTDPRMILAADWLFSKESRHKGDWAQKVKNVEPGGWAFFYNNIHYPDVDDTGEVLLALKAVEHPHERQQHDIAQRAINWVFGMQCKNGGWASFDRDNTKMIFQYIPFADHNAMLDPPTVDITGRILETLAAYGYTRRDKRVEAAVQFILKEQESDGSWFGRWGVNYLYGTFLVLRGLEAIGFDQNEPAVQQSVEWVRSVQNTDGGWGEWCATYDDPGTRGVGPSTPSQTAWALLALLAGGDTRSDSVAKGVRWLVNQQHEDGTWSELIPGRNGESYYTGTGFPRVFYLGYHLYKQYFPLLALTTYDKAMRAPAE